One genomic region from Candidatus Xiphinematobacter sp. encodes:
- a CDS encoding DNA-binding protein yields the protein MDNILESRELQVERKHFFIEFRENDRGRFLKITEEAHGRRNSVIIPSTGLEEFGRHLGQVLSNFLPSSC from the coding sequence ATGGATAACATCCTTGAGTCAAGGGAGCTACAAGTAGAGCGGAAGCACTTCTTTATTGAGTTTCGCGAGAACGATCGGGGGCGTTTTTTAAAGATCACTGAGGAGGCTCATGGGAGGAGGAACTCCGTCATTATCCCGAGTACTGGCCTGGAAGAGTTCGGCCGGCACCTTGGGCAGGTCCTTTCCAATTTCCTTCCTAGCAGCTGCTGA
- a CDS encoding thioredoxin family protein, which translates to MKKYLKYLFTCLSAAVFITASSPTKSSEEWRTDYKKALEQAVVERKKVLLNFTGSDWCRWCIRFKEEVFDRPEFVQFAKKHLVLVRVDFPRSGSLPRRLLEQNERLRKEYRVREFPTFVLLDCNGKKLRERVGYMEGGATEMGRWIHLLPSHCKASGSGRYKIEG; encoded by the coding sequence ATGAAAAAATACCTTAAATACCTTTTCACCTGCCTCTCAGCGGCTGTTTTTATAACAGCCTCCTCTCCAACTAAATCTAGCGAAGAATGGCGGACGGACTACAAAAAGGCGCTGGAACAGGCGGTGGTAGAACGCAAGAAGGTTTTGCTAAACTTCACAGGTTCAGACTGGTGCAGATGGTGCATACGCTTTAAGGAAGAGGTTTTTGACAGGCCTGAATTTGTTCAGTTTGCTAAGAAGCATCTGGTCTTGGTCAGAGTGGATTTTCCTCGGAGCGGATCCCTTCCAAGGAGGCTCCTGGAACAAAATGAAAGGCTCAGAAAAGAGTACCGCGTGAGGGAATTTCCTACCTTTGTGCTCCTTGATTGTAATGGAAAAAAGCTGAGGGAGCGGGTGGGCTATATGGAAGGAGGAGCGACAGAAATGGGGCGATGGATACACTTACTCCCTTCCCATTGCAAAGCAAGTGGAAGCGGGCGGTACAAGATAGAGGGGTAA
- the tsaD gene encoding tRNA (adenosine(37)-N6)-threonylcarbamoyltransferase complex transferase subunit TsaD: MVLAIETSCDETAVALLQGFDRVLFSNIASQADIHARYGGVVPEIASRSHLDVLPVLVEKAFRESTVPLKDVDLYAATASPGLPSALIVGTSLARGLALGTGRPFIPINHIEGHLLSPFFGEKRIAPHIALVVSGGHTLLFDVQGFGHYRLLGGTRDDAAGEAFDKVAKLLGLSYPGGAKIDALAGQGEASAYEFPRGMLHSEDWDFSFSGLKTAVRALLERRSSQVSLPDLCASFQEAVVDVLVAKVLRAACVYRRSLVTISGGVSSNNRLRAKMKDACACAGITLRVAKPGLRTDNALMIAFTAAHTLQSRKLGGKMLSRFDWKPLVGWNPQARCPRCR; encoded by the coding sequence ATGGTTCTAGCCATAGAGACCTCTTGTGATGAAACAGCAGTCGCCCTTCTCCAGGGTTTCGATAGGGTGCTCTTTAGTAACATAGCTTCTCAAGCGGACATTCATGCTCGGTATGGAGGGGTGGTACCCGAGATTGCTTCCCGTAGTCATTTGGATGTCCTGCCAGTCTTGGTAGAAAAAGCGTTCCGCGAGTCGACAGTACCCTTGAAGGACGTGGATCTATATGCAGCGACGGCCAGCCCTGGACTGCCATCAGCGTTGATCGTCGGTACTTCTCTCGCTCGCGGATTAGCTCTTGGCACCGGACGGCCGTTTATTCCAATCAACCACATCGAGGGGCATCTTCTTTCCCCATTTTTTGGGGAAAAACGTATTGCACCTCACATCGCCCTAGTCGTTAGTGGTGGACATACCTTATTATTTGACGTCCAGGGGTTTGGGCACTATAGACTCCTGGGAGGGACCCGCGATGATGCGGCAGGCGAAGCCTTTGACAAGGTGGCAAAGCTCTTGGGTCTCTCCTACCCAGGAGGTGCCAAGATTGACGCACTTGCTGGGCAAGGAGAGGCTTCCGCTTATGAGTTTCCCCGAGGTATGTTACACTCCGAAGATTGGGATTTCAGTTTTAGTGGCCTCAAGACGGCCGTCCGAGCTCTCTTGGAAAGGAGGAGTAGCCAAGTAAGTCTTCCGGATCTCTGTGCCTCCTTCCAAGAGGCAGTAGTGGATGTCTTGGTTGCAAAGGTCCTCCGTGCCGCTTGCGTCTATCGGCGTTCACTTGTCACTATAAGTGGGGGGGTGAGTTCTAATAACCGGCTTCGAGCTAAGATGAAGGACGCCTGCGCTTGTGCTGGAATCACGCTTCGTGTAGCAAAACCTGGATTGCGGACTGACAACGCCCTCATGATTGCCTTTACTGCGGCCCATACACTCCAGTCCAGAAAGTTGGGGGGAAAAATGCTCTCCCGGTTTGATTGGAAACCCCTTGTTGGCTGGAACCCGCAGGCCAGATGCCCAAGATGCAGATAG
- a CDS encoding biotin--[acetyl-CoA-carboxylase] ligase, with translation MPLDAGFLRRSCSGRAIGHKIYVFDQVSSTNEVALRWGESGEPDGCVIIAESQISGRGRFGRRWHSAPRCGIWCSLLLRPSFPPAQAACLTPFATVAVASSIRRFLGLEVTLKLPNDLYLSRGKVCGLLIEARTGDRFFAVVGIGINVNQLRNDFPAALRGIATSLREETGALYDRTQIALVVLTELDYFYTRLAEQLPAVQSLYEAWPRWRTASSSRKIG, from the coding sequence ATGCCACTTGACGCCGGATTTCTCAGGAGAAGCTGTTCCGGGCGCGCTATTGGCCACAAAATTTATGTGTTTGACCAGGTTTCTTCCACGAATGAAGTGGCTTTGAGATGGGGAGAGAGCGGTGAGCCAGATGGATGCGTTATCATAGCGGAGTCTCAGATTTCTGGTCGCGGACGCTTTGGAAGAAGATGGCATTCTGCGCCACGTTGCGGCATTTGGTGTTCTCTCTTGTTGCGTCCCTCGTTCCCTCCAGCACAAGCTGCCTGTTTGACCCCGTTTGCTACAGTTGCTGTCGCTTCTTCTATTAGGCGCTTTCTGGGGTTGGAGGTTACCTTAAAACTACCAAACGACCTGTATCTCTCCAGGGGGAAAGTCTGTGGGCTCTTGATTGAAGCGCGTACGGGAGATCGTTTTTTTGCCGTGGTGGGTATCGGGATTAACGTCAACCAACTCCGCAACGATTTTCCTGCAGCACTTCGAGGTATTGCGACTTCTTTACGGGAAGAAACCGGCGCGCTTTATGACCGCACTCAGATCGCCCTAGTAGTACTTACTGAGTTGGACTATTTTTACACCCGCCTGGCGGAGCAGCTACCTGCAGTCCAGTCTCTGTATGAGGCTTGGCCGCGGTGGAGGACTGCTTCCTCCAGCAGGAAAATTGGTTGA
- a CDS encoding HRDC domain-containing protein → MLHSPLGFKLFLTTIHTLFVVKQEAQSQIGSIKEGVVPSSAADSVADARTILPQVPPCMGSYQEVLIESSVKLVEFLSGISPLLEVALDTEADSLHCYFEKLCLIQVSTDSATVLIDPLSGVELQLLFKGLLDKRVVFHGADYDLRLLARYGEFRPHEIFDTMVAARLLGYNQLGLAALVERFFGVKLSKASQKANWALRPLPRQMVEYAANDTKFLLPLAGILEAEIVRLGRQEWLRQSLERLFRSTKTHKEKDLSRAWRIAGSATLQPYAQAVLRELWNWREAEAREWNRPPFYVMSNEDMLKAAEAATRGVLSSPRFSPSRRKRFRQTLARALQIPEDCWPLQDKPARYFPSKQAVEEFGRLKRLRDEVAREEKLDPAIIAPRNILESIAFQKNLSGLMDWQKCLLQLG, encoded by the coding sequence TTGCTCCATAGTCCACTAGGGTTCAAGCTTTTTCTCACAACCATCCATACTCTCTTTGTAGTGAAACAGGAGGCTCAATCACAGATTGGAAGTATAAAGGAGGGGGTAGTACCCTCTTCTGCTGCCGATTCCGTCGCTGATGCTCGCACCATCCTCCCACAAGTTCCTCCCTGCATGGGGAGCTACCAGGAGGTCCTAATTGAGTCCAGTGTTAAACTGGTAGAGTTTCTTTCTGGTATTTCCCCTCTGCTGGAGGTCGCCCTGGATACAGAAGCTGATAGTTTGCATTGTTATTTTGAAAAGTTGTGTCTGATCCAGGTCAGTACAGACTCAGCAACAGTGTTGATAGATCCTCTGTCTGGGGTGGAGCTGCAGTTGCTTTTCAAAGGTCTTCTTGACAAGAGGGTTGTCTTTCACGGGGCAGACTACGACTTGAGGTTACTAGCGCGCTATGGAGAGTTTAGGCCGCACGAGATTTTTGATACCATGGTTGCCGCACGCCTCCTGGGTTACAACCAGTTGGGGCTTGCAGCTCTGGTAGAACGTTTCTTTGGTGTAAAGCTCTCTAAAGCTTCCCAGAAGGCAAATTGGGCGTTACGCCCATTGCCAAGACAGATGGTAGAGTACGCGGCGAACGATACAAAATTCCTTTTACCCCTGGCGGGGATTTTGGAAGCAGAAATTGTCCGCCTAGGACGCCAGGAGTGGCTACGCCAGTCTTTGGAACGTCTATTCCGCTCGACTAAAACCCACAAAGAGAAAGATCTGAGCAGGGCGTGGCGTATTGCAGGTTCAGCGACTCTACAGCCCTACGCCCAGGCGGTGCTACGGGAACTTTGGAATTGGAGAGAGGCAGAAGCTCGTGAATGGAACCGTCCCCCATTTTACGTTATGAGCAACGAAGATATGCTGAAGGCCGCAGAGGCGGCAACAAGAGGCGTTCTTTCTTCTCCTCGATTTTCCCCTTCCCGTCGCAAGCGCTTTAGGCAGACCCTTGCTAGAGCTCTCCAGATTCCAGAAGATTGCTGGCCCCTACAGGACAAGCCAGCCCGATACTTTCCTAGTAAGCAGGCGGTGGAGGAATTTGGCCGGCTAAAAAGGCTGCGCGATGAAGTTGCTAGGGAGGAAAAGTTGGATCCAGCGATAATCGCGCCGAGAAATATCTTAGAATCGATCGCTTTCCAGAAGAATCTTTCTGGTCTTATGGATTGGCAGAAGTGTCTGCTCCAGCTTGGATAG
- a CDS encoding adenylyltransferase/cytidyltransferase family protein, whose translation MATILPLENLAAFAGSVHRQGMRLVLTNGCFDLLHIGHVRYLQQARSLGDFLLVAVNSDASARALKGIERPVNTQEDRAEIIAAIRCVDCVTIFDSLRATQIIREVCPVLYVKGGDYTLDALDQEETTALIEVGAEIRFTPRVFGYSTTTLISRLR comes from the coding sequence ATGGCCACGATACTGCCCCTGGAAAACCTGGCAGCTTTTGCCGGGAGTGTGCATCGTCAGGGGATGCGCCTTGTTCTAACAAATGGTTGCTTTGATCTCTTACACATCGGCCATGTGCGTTATTTGCAGCAGGCCAGGAGCCTGGGCGATTTTTTGCTGGTAGCAGTAAACTCAGATGCCTCTGCCAGAGCCTTAAAGGGAATAGAACGTCCGGTAAACACCCAAGAAGACCGGGCGGAAATCATAGCAGCTATAAGGTGTGTGGACTGTGTTACGATCTTCGATTCCCTACGAGCGACTCAAATTATTCGAGAAGTATGCCCAGTTTTATACGTAAAGGGAGGGGACTATACCCTAGACGCATTGGACCAAGAAGAAACCACCGCTCTTATTGAGGTGGGTGCTGAAATTCGGTTTACACCGCGGGTTTTTGGCTATTCAACGACAACCCTTATTAGCCGATTGCGATGA
- the trxA gene encoding thioredoxin, whose product MQNNSVITITESNFESLVIQATLPVLVDFWAPWCGPCRMLEPVISQIALQVQGRAVAGKVNIDENPSTARRFHVQAVPQVLFFLKGEVKDRSVGYVSQAVLLSKLEAIILASGL is encoded by the coding sequence ATGCAAAATAATTCGGTCATCACAATTACAGAATCAAACTTTGAGAGTCTAGTTATTCAGGCAACTCTACCGGTTTTGGTGGATTTTTGGGCACCATGGTGCGGTCCATGCCGAATGCTCGAACCAGTAATTAGTCAGATCGCCTTGCAAGTACAGGGAAGGGCGGTTGCTGGGAAAGTGAATATTGATGAAAATCCAAGCACGGCCAGGCGTTTTCATGTACAGGCTGTTCCTCAGGTCCTTTTTTTCCTAAAGGGTGAGGTCAAAGACAGAAGTGTGGGCTACGTTAGTCAGGCAGTTCTGCTCTCTAAGCTAGAAGCTATCATCCTTGCCAGTGGTTTGTAG
- a CDS encoding 16S rRNA (uracil(1498)-N(3))-methyltransferase, which translates to MHRFFLPPEIFRHSSPFLTGAEAHHCLSTLRLPVGEQVIIFDGHGSEAKATIACIKKERMLLSPMSRSFTPRPSIGITLAQAIPKAKNMGRLVQKAVELGVARIAPLISERTVVQMDAVEGQRKQSRWEKIAIRACEQCGQNWLPHILRPSSLEEFLQSVGTEDFLLIASLQEGACRLKDVLTDCLQKRRQPPERVAIFVGPEGDFTPEEVALARSRGCRPVTLGPSVLRSETAAVYCLSVLSYELNPYSS; encoded by the coding sequence ATGCATCGTTTTTTCCTACCTCCAGAAATTTTTCGGCATTCTTCCCCATTTCTTACTGGGGCGGAGGCACACCACTGTCTCAGTACGCTGAGACTTCCTGTAGGGGAGCAGGTTATTATATTTGACGGCCATGGAAGTGAGGCAAAAGCGACTATTGCTTGCATCAAGAAAGAGAGGATGTTACTGAGCCCCATGAGCCGTAGTTTCACGCCCCGTCCTTCCATAGGGATTACCCTTGCGCAGGCAATCCCAAAAGCGAAGAATATGGGTCGGCTTGTTCAAAAAGCTGTAGAATTGGGGGTCGCCCGTATTGCTCCCTTGATTTCCGAAAGGACTGTTGTTCAGATGGACGCTGTGGAAGGGCAAAGAAAACAGTCTAGGTGGGAAAAGATCGCTATCAGAGCATGTGAGCAGTGTGGCCAGAATTGGCTCCCACATATTTTGCGGCCAAGTTCTCTCGAGGAATTCCTCCAGTCCGTAGGCACGGAGGACTTCCTTTTGATTGCCTCCCTCCAAGAGGGTGCTTGCAGACTCAAAGATGTTCTTACTGACTGCCTCCAGAAACGGAGACAACCGCCGGAGCGTGTTGCGATTTTCGTGGGTCCAGAAGGGGATTTTACCCCAGAGGAGGTGGCTCTGGCCAGGAGCAGAGGGTGTCGGCCTGTTACGCTAGGCCCTAGCGTATTGAGAAGCGAAACTGCTGCAGTATACTGCCTAAGCGTTCTCTCGTACGAGCTGAACCCATATTCATCCTAA
- the dnaX gene encoding DNA polymerase III subunit gamma/tau: MSYQILSRRYRPQTFAELIGQEYVATTLRNAIQLQRLAQAYLFVGPHGVGKTSVARILAKALNCSKGLTIDPCGVCSSCVEIAEGRSLDVLEIDGASNNGVENIRELRESISFSPARDPFKVYIIDEVHMLSSGAFNALLKIVEEPPSHVKFLFATTEAHKVPSTLTSRCQRFDLRRIPAQLIATHLKTIASKEGSEVEEEAIKAIAIAAEGSLRDAESMLDQAIAFCNHRVTESDVLSIFGLASSHAVAGLSSLVLRRKTKEALELVADQVDRGCALHQLLGSWVVWLRGVLVQQVTPPGSSTHPAIQEQASCVQREKLLELLDLLEEEQSRMKWTIDTQLQMDIAIIKAVHLLGQASLDDVLAALTDLSGEETAASIPTTPGAPSCLKGPEESVYPSGESSPGAGRDRSTAIQQPNDAQVTWEAVVAEVVKQGSIRFRWLEEGRATSLEGDTLRVRFPRSFRAQFRSAFWADIQPVVEKHLSERRGVSTRLAIEVTEGPLPEDRSSMEANTPHHMQSTATLQATEEIFKNDPLIQKALEVFKGTL, encoded by the coding sequence GTGAGCTATCAGATCCTTTCCAGAAGATATCGTCCACAGACGTTTGCGGAGCTCATTGGGCAAGAATATGTCGCAACCACGTTGCGGAATGCCATACAGCTTCAGCGCCTGGCCCAGGCTTATCTTTTTGTTGGTCCACACGGAGTTGGAAAGACTTCTGTTGCTCGCATTCTTGCCAAGGCGCTTAACTGCTCTAAGGGTCTCACAATAGACCCTTGTGGGGTCTGTAGTTCCTGCGTAGAAATTGCAGAAGGCCGCTCATTGGATGTATTGGAAATTGATGGGGCAAGCAATAATGGTGTGGAGAATATCCGAGAACTCCGTGAGAGTATTTCTTTTTCTCCTGCGCGAGATCCTTTTAAGGTCTACATCATCGACGAAGTGCACATGCTTTCCTCTGGGGCGTTTAACGCACTGCTGAAGATCGTAGAAGAACCTCCTTCGCACGTGAAGTTTCTCTTCGCCACGACGGAAGCCCATAAGGTGCCTTCCACTCTTACTAGTCGGTGCCAACGTTTTGATTTGAGGCGCATCCCAGCACAATTGATCGCCACCCATTTGAAAACTATTGCTTCCAAGGAAGGAAGCGAAGTGGAGGAAGAGGCTATAAAGGCTATTGCTATTGCCGCGGAAGGGAGTTTACGAGACGCCGAGTCCATGCTAGACCAGGCGATTGCCTTCTGCAACCATCGGGTTACCGAGTCCGATGTTTTATCAATTTTTGGGCTGGCATCTAGTCACGCTGTCGCTGGCCTCTCCTCTCTAGTCCTCCGTAGGAAAACCAAGGAAGCACTAGAACTGGTTGCTGACCAGGTGGATCGTGGTTGCGCTCTCCACCAGCTCCTTGGGAGTTGGGTTGTGTGGCTGCGGGGCGTACTCGTTCAGCAAGTGACCCCACCAGGGTCCTCCACACACCCGGCTATCCAGGAGCAGGCATCGTGCGTACAGCGAGAGAAGCTCCTCGAACTGCTTGATCTCCTGGAAGAAGAACAGTCTCGCATGAAGTGGACCATTGATACCCAGTTGCAAATGGATATCGCCATCATCAAAGCAGTACATTTGCTTGGCCAAGCTAGCCTGGATGACGTGCTGGCTGCCCTCACTGACCTATCCGGAGAAGAGACAGCTGCTTCTATCCCCACTACCCCTGGTGCGCCTTCTTGCTTGAAGGGACCCGAAGAGAGTGTTTATCCGTCTGGTGAAAGTAGCCCAGGTGCAGGGAGAGATAGGTCCACTGCCATACAACAACCTAATGATGCTCAAGTCACTTGGGAAGCAGTTGTTGCAGAGGTAGTGAAACAGGGATCCATTAGATTTCGTTGGTTGGAAGAGGGTCGGGCCACCTCCCTTGAGGGAGACACTCTGCGCGTGCGCTTTCCAAGATCTTTTAGAGCACAGTTTCGCTCCGCTTTTTGGGCAGACATCCAGCCTGTAGTGGAGAAACATCTCTCAGAAAGAAGAGGGGTTTCCACTCGTCTTGCCATCGAAGTAACAGAGGGTCCGCTCCCGGAGGATCGCTCTTCCATGGAAGCCAATACCCCACATCACATGCAATCCACGGCGACCCTTCAGGCTACTGAGGAAATTTTTAAGAACGACCCTCTAATTCAAAAGGCGCTAGAAGTCTTCAAGGGTACCCTCTAG
- a CDS encoding FtsX-like permease family protein, whose amino-acid sequence MSLPIFSTLRFAWFLTLRYLRPSRAFLSVITIISLTGVALGVAVLVLVTAVMTGFEFELRRKIVGFEPHLTITTMSRGVLLNWREFAKRVLPRRYVTGVAPYVQGPIIIEYNHLCIAPNMRGVHHDFELILTKIRKLLCAGRLDLIGNNVVLGLALANTLGVKVGDKISVCSSANLHAALSELDRTRDPKNYRNDYSTLLKRLRYAIQPQSLTVVGIFQTGHHLYDSEFVLVPLHIGQKLYSLGDGVHGLAVRISDPYKSGEVKRDLLRALSPSARVDTWIEKNRSLFGAIRMERNVMFFLLMFIILVAAFSIMNTLITITVQKTREIGILKALGARTWQVVGVFIMQGMTIGAFGTMAGLGLGMCLIYCRNEVNRWITSTLGIEIFPRDVYQFTEIPAEIITSDICTICLSAFLICALAAVLPAWFAARLDPARALRYG is encoded by the coding sequence ATGAGCCTGCCTATTTTTTCTACACTCCGATTTGCTTGGTTCCTTACATTAAGGTACCTTAGGCCCAGCCGTGCGTTTCTCTCCGTTATTACTATAATCTCGCTCACTGGGGTGGCCCTCGGCGTGGCAGTGCTTGTTCTTGTCACTGCTGTAATGACGGGGTTTGAGTTTGAGCTACGACGCAAAATCGTCGGGTTCGAGCCTCACTTGACTATCACAACGATGTCACGCGGAGTATTGCTTAACTGGCGTGAATTCGCGAAGAGGGTACTGCCCCGCAGGTATGTCACAGGTGTTGCCCCCTATGTCCAAGGACCTATTATCATTGAGTACAACCATTTATGCATTGCCCCTAATATGCGTGGAGTGCACCATGATTTTGAACTAATACTTACCAAGATACGTAAACTACTTTGTGCTGGGAGGTTAGACCTTATAGGTAATAATGTTGTTTTAGGCCTCGCACTTGCTAATACTCTTGGCGTCAAGGTAGGGGACAAGATCTCCGTCTGTTCCTCCGCCAATCTACACGCAGCTCTCTCCGAACTGGATCGCACACGGGACCCAAAAAATTACAGAAATGATTACAGCACTCTTTTAAAAAGACTGCGGTACGCGATCCAGCCACAGTCCCTCACTGTAGTTGGAATATTTCAAACAGGTCATCACCTCTACGATAGCGAGTTTGTCCTTGTTCCACTCCACATTGGGCAGAAACTCTACAGTCTGGGTGATGGTGTCCATGGCCTTGCTGTTAGGATCTCTGATCCATATAAATCTGGAGAAGTAAAAAGGGACCTTCTGCGTGCTTTGTCCCCCTCTGCCAGAGTGGACACTTGGATAGAAAAGAACCGGTCGCTCTTTGGCGCCATTCGTATGGAGAGGAATGTGATGTTTTTTCTCCTAATGTTTATTATCCTAGTAGCCGCTTTCAGCATTATGAATACGCTAATTACTATTACTGTGCAGAAGACACGTGAGATAGGAATTCTAAAGGCATTGGGTGCACGAACATGGCAAGTGGTTGGAGTGTTTATTATGCAAGGCATGACGATTGGCGCGTTTGGCACTATGGCTGGACTGGGTCTGGGAATGTGTCTGATATACTGCCGAAACGAAGTCAATCGTTGGATAACTTCCACGTTGGGCATTGAAATATTTCCAAGGGACGTATACCAGTTTACGGAAATTCCTGCGGAAATCATTACCTCCGACATTTGCACCATATGCCTCAGTGCATTCCTTATCTGTGCTCTGGCTGCAGTGTTACCTGCTTGGTTTGCCGCACGCCTTGACCCGGCTAGAGCTTTGCGATACGGATGA
- the obgE gene encoding GTPase ObgE has protein sequence MFIDQIRVHAKAGDGGAGCCSFRREKYVPRGGPDGGDGGRGGDVVLYADEHTNSLVSLFYEPFLRSANGGNGQGKSKCGCSACPKTVRVPLGTIVYRLPSPSSGNSGNLSPKAWETRPIKPDVVSDLSEKGQRFTLCRGGKGGRGNAYFKSSTNRVPRQCTKGHPGEEGWFVLELRTIAFAGLVGYPNAGKSTLLTRVSSAHPKIAPYPFTTLHPVVGVVELHDYHQVTVADIPGLTEGAHANKGLGHAFLRHILRCKVLLFIIDMAGSDGRNPLRDFCVLRRETELYDPLLATKPSAIVASKMDLPGADVNLKIFCEKFHETPIIPMSTVSRKSANLIRELLIAFLEV, from the coding sequence GTGTTTATTGACCAGATTCGTGTCCACGCGAAGGCAGGAGACGGCGGTGCAGGCTGTTGTAGCTTTCGTCGGGAAAAATATGTACCCCGCGGTGGTCCGGATGGAGGAGATGGCGGAAGAGGTGGGGATGTTGTCCTTTACGCCGACGAACATACTAACAGCTTGGTTTCGCTTTTTTATGAGCCATTTCTTCGGTCCGCGAACGGCGGCAATGGTCAAGGGAAAAGCAAATGCGGGTGTAGTGCCTGTCCCAAGACAGTGCGGGTTCCGCTAGGCACCATTGTTTACCGCCTGCCCTCCCCAAGTAGTGGGAATAGCGGGAACCTATCCCCTAAGGCATGGGAGACCCGTCCTATCAAGCCAGATGTTGTTTCCGATCTTTCCGAGAAAGGACAAAGGTTTACCCTGTGTAGAGGGGGGAAAGGTGGAAGGGGAAACGCGTACTTCAAGTCTTCAACCAATCGGGTTCCTCGCCAGTGTACAAAAGGTCACCCTGGCGAGGAAGGATGGTTTGTTTTAGAGTTACGTACTATCGCATTTGCAGGTTTAGTAGGGTATCCCAACGCTGGTAAATCCACTTTGCTTACTCGCGTTTCCTCAGCACATCCTAAGATAGCCCCCTATCCCTTTACGACGCTTCATCCAGTGGTAGGCGTCGTTGAACTCCATGACTACCATCAAGTCACCGTAGCAGACATCCCTGGGCTAACAGAGGGTGCTCACGCCAATAAAGGACTGGGGCACGCGTTCTTGCGTCACATCCTGCGTTGCAAGGTGCTCCTTTTTATCATTGATATGGCCGGCAGCGACGGAAGGAATCCCCTAAGGGACTTCTGTGTTCTTCGTAGAGAGACGGAGCTCTACGACCCTCTACTTGCCACCAAACCCTCGGCAATTGTTGCAAGCAAAATGGATTTGCCAGGCGCCGACGTCAACTTAAAAATTTTCTGCGAAAAATTTCACGAGACGCCCATCATACCAATGTCCACAGTAAGCAGGAAAAGCGCCAACCTTATCAGAGAACTCTTAATTGCCTTTCTGGAAGTCTAA
- the glgA gene encoding glycogen synthase: MRALFLTKEYPPNVYGGAGTHVGYLSHYLSKLVQIEVRCFGEQAWHAKGLCVRGFEEEGASEFSCPKSLRPIFGALQRCLDFNTSAIDADIVHCHTWYSYFGGIVAKLSYGIPLVVTVHSLELLRPWKSEQLGRGYGFTCWLESAALRMADAVVAVSTETKEDVLRLFGLPEHRVHVVYNGVDLDEYTPTQGVSALQSYGIDSSRPYVLFIGRMTRQKGIIHLVRAIQHFVPGLQVVVCADAPDTPEIEAEIRSAIAKVQQQRLQRVLWIQKRLDVQSKRELYSHASVFVCPSIYEPFGIINLEAMACGTAVVASAVGGIKEVVVDEITGLLVPFRQSPDATGPLDPERFELDLAERVNALMKDEGLRRKMGTAGRRRAERMFSWNVIAQQTQDLYGKLIGV; the protein is encoded by the coding sequence ATGAGGGCTCTCTTCCTTACAAAGGAGTATCCCCCCAATGTTTATGGTGGTGCAGGTACTCATGTAGGCTATCTCAGTCATTATCTCTCAAAGTTGGTGCAGATTGAGGTGCGTTGTTTTGGAGAGCAAGCATGGCACGCTAAGGGGCTTTGCGTACGGGGCTTTGAAGAGGAGGGTGCCTCTGAGTTCTCCTGTCCAAAGTCTCTGCGTCCAATTTTTGGTGCTTTGCAGCGGTGTTTAGATTTCAATACCTCTGCGATAGATGCTGATATTGTGCACTGCCACACTTGGTACTCGTATTTTGGTGGAATAGTTGCAAAGCTCAGCTATGGGATTCCGTTGGTGGTCACCGTCCATTCTCTTGAGTTGTTACGTCCATGGAAAAGCGAACAACTTGGCCGCGGCTATGGCTTTACCTGCTGGCTAGAATCGGCCGCTCTAAGGATGGCGGACGCTGTAGTCGCCGTTTCCACAGAAACCAAGGAGGATGTCCTGCGTCTTTTTGGTCTTCCCGAACACCGCGTTCATGTCGTATATAACGGGGTTGACCTAGATGAGTATACTCCCACGCAGGGAGTGAGTGCGCTACAAAGTTATGGTATTGATTCTTCGCGACCATACGTTTTATTTATAGGGAGGATGACTCGGCAGAAGGGGATAATCCACTTGGTGCGTGCAATCCAGCACTTCGTGCCGGGGCTCCAGGTTGTGGTTTGTGCAGATGCCCCTGATACTCCGGAGATAGAGGCGGAGATCCGTTCTGCTATTGCAAAGGTACAGCAGCAACGTCTGCAGCGGGTTCTCTGGATCCAAAAAAGGCTGGATGTACAGTCCAAGAGGGAGCTGTACAGCCATGCTTCCGTATTTGTTTGTCCTTCCATTTATGAGCCCTTTGGGATCATCAATCTAGAGGCGATGGCCTGTGGTACGGCAGTAGTAGCAAGCGCTGTCGGAGGTATTAAAGAAGTGGTGGTAGATGAAATAACTGGCCTTTTGGTTCCTTTCAGACAATCTCCAGATGCCACTGGCCCACTCGATCCTGAACGATTTGAACTAGACCTCGCCGAACGGGTTAATGCACTAATGAAAGACGAAGGTCTCCGTCGAAAAATGGGAACTGCTGGGCGTCGCCGTGCGGAGAGGATGTTTAGTTGGAATGTCATTGCTCAGCAGACGCAGGATCTCTACGGGAAACTCATTGGAGTCTAG